In Flavobacterium lacustre, a genomic segment contains:
- a CDS encoding anhydro-N-acetylmuramic acid kinase, producing the protein MKEDYYNVIGVMSGTSLDGVDLAHIKFKVNQKKWEFEIIESETISYNSAWISTLKAALDFSETALEDLNQEYTKLLAKIISDFIQRNKIENIDAVCSHGHTILHQPQNGFTLQIGNLPQIATLLHQKVVCDFRVQDVKLGGQGAPLVPIGDQILFSQYNYCMNLGGFSNVSFEENDKRIAFDISPVNTVLNFYANQLGLDYDDKGKISKSGSSNEELFIALNALDFYKKTHPKSLGFEFVKETVLPLIDYFDISIQDKMHTFTEHVAFQIALALPNKKGSLFITGGGAYNDFLIERIQYYLPEMKIIIPSSEILEFKEALIFALLGVLKLRNEINTLSSVTGAKEDHSSGYIYSF; encoded by the coding sequence ATGAAAGAAGATTACTATAACGTTATCGGAGTAATGTCAGGAACTTCGCTGGACGGGGTGGATTTAGCACATATAAAATTTAAGGTAAACCAAAAAAAATGGGAATTTGAAATCATCGAAAGTGAAACTATTTCCTATAATTCAGCTTGGATCAGTACTCTCAAAGCGGCTTTAGATTTCTCTGAAACAGCACTTGAAGACTTAAATCAGGAATATACGAAACTTTTGGCGAAGATTATTTCGGATTTCATCCAAAGAAATAAAATCGAAAATATTGATGCCGTTTGTTCACACGGACACACGATTTTACATCAGCCACAAAACGGATTTACATTACAAATTGGCAATTTGCCTCAAATCGCTACTTTGCTTCATCAGAAAGTAGTTTGTGATTTCAGAGTACAAGATGTAAAACTCGGCGGACAAGGAGCTCCATTGGTTCCTATTGGTGATCAGATTTTATTTTCACAATATAATTATTGCATGAATTTAGGTGGTTTTTCAAATGTTTCTTTTGAAGAAAATGATAAAAGAATTGCCTTTGATATTTCGCCGGTCAATACCGTTTTGAATTTTTATGCTAACCAACTCGGATTGGATTATGATGATAAAGGGAAAATTTCAAAATCAGGAAGCAGTAACGAAGAATTATTTATAGCATTAAATGCTTTAGATTTTTATAAAAAAACACATCCAAAATCATTAGGTTTTGAATTTGTCAAAGAAACGGTTTTGCCATTGATAGATTATTTCGATATTTCAATTCAAGACAAAATGCATACTTTCACTGAGCATGTTGCTTTTCAAATTGCATTGGCTTTGCCCAATAAAAAAGGCAGTCTTTTTATAACCGGTGGAGGTGCTTATAATGACTTTCTTATCGAACGCATTCAATACTATTTACCTGAAATGAAAATTATTATTCCATCATCTGAAATTTTAGAATTCAAAGAAGCTTTAATTTTTGCTTTGTTGGGTGTTTTAAAATTAAGAAATGAAATCAATACTCTGAGTAGCGTGACTGGCGCCAAAGAAGATCATAGTTCGGGATATATCTATAGTTTTTAA
- a CDS encoding M3 family metallopeptidase, which translates to MSILTHHFNTKHNTAPFSKIKNEDFLPAFQKGIELAKAEIDAIVRNPIKPTFENTIEALAFSGDVLDRISSIFFNLNSAETNDEIQKIAQEVSPLLSEFGNDVRLNPDLFARVKTVYEQREKLNLNAEQTTLLDKKYKSFSRNGANLSEDKKNQLRAIDKELSKLSLQFGENVLAETQAYQLHITSESELAGLPEGTVEAARSLAKSQEKEGWIFTLDYPSYVPFVTYADNRELRKKMAIAFGAKGFQNNEFDNQEIVLKIAKLRFDRAQILGYASHAHFVLEERMAESPEKVKTFSTDLLEKAKPAALKEFAQLAAFAKELHGIELLEKWDGAYYSEKLKQQLFSLDDEILKPYFQLEKVLDGAFAVAQKLYGITFEETFEVDKYHEEVKTYEVKDEDDQLVAVFYADFFPRKGKRNGAWMTSFKSQYIKKGSNERPHISIVCNFTKPTETKPSLLTFNEVTTLFHEFGHALHGMLANTTYPSLSGTSVYWDFVELPSQIMENWCYEPEALALFAYHYQTGEMIPMELVHKIKESASFQEGMATMRQLSFGLLDMGWHAQNPSNIKDIKAFETEQFAATQLYPDVKENAMSTSFSHIFQGGYSSGYYSYKWAEVLDADAFEYFQECGIFNKEVATKFKDNVLSKGGTEHPMILYKRFRGQEPKPDALLKRAGLL; encoded by the coding sequence ATGAGCATCTTAACCCACCATTTCAATACAAAGCACAATACTGCGCCTTTTTCGAAAATTAAAAACGAAGATTTCCTTCCTGCTTTTCAAAAAGGAATCGAATTGGCAAAAGCCGAAATCGATGCTATTGTAAGGAATCCTATAAAACCAACTTTCGAAAATACGATTGAAGCATTAGCTTTCAGCGGAGATGTTTTAGACCGAATTTCAAGTATATTTTTCAATTTGAATTCAGCAGAAACCAATGACGAAATTCAGAAAATTGCTCAAGAAGTTTCTCCTTTATTATCTGAATTTGGAAACGATGTTCGTCTTAATCCAGATTTATTTGCCCGAGTAAAAACAGTTTATGAGCAACGAGAAAAACTAAATCTCAATGCGGAGCAAACTACGCTTTTGGACAAAAAATATAAAAGTTTTTCTAGAAACGGAGCCAATTTATCGGAAGATAAAAAGAATCAATTGCGAGCCATCGACAAAGAATTATCGAAATTGAGTTTGCAGTTTGGCGAAAATGTTTTGGCCGAAACGCAAGCCTATCAATTACATATAACATCTGAATCCGAATTGGCCGGTTTGCCCGAAGGAACTGTTGAAGCAGCTCGTTCTTTGGCGAAAAGCCAAGAAAAAGAAGGCTGGATTTTCACCTTGGATTATCCCAGTTACGTTCCGTTTGTAACCTATGCTGACAATCGCGAATTGCGCAAAAAAATGGCAATTGCTTTTGGTGCCAAAGGTTTTCAAAACAACGAATTCGACAATCAGGAAATCGTACTTAAAATTGCCAAATTACGTTTTGACAGAGCTCAAATTTTAGGATATGCATCTCATGCTCATTTTGTTCTTGAAGAACGAATGGCCGAAAGTCCCGAGAAAGTAAAAACATTTTCGACTGATTTATTAGAAAAAGCCAAGCCGGCAGCTTTGAAAGAATTTGCACAATTAGCCGCTTTCGCAAAAGAACTTCATGGAATTGAGCTGCTCGAAAAATGGGATGGCGCTTATTATTCGGAGAAACTGAAACAACAATTATTTAGTTTGGATGACGAAATATTAAAACCGTATTTTCAATTAGAAAAAGTTCTGGACGGCGCTTTTGCAGTAGCACAAAAATTATACGGAATCACTTTTGAAGAAACTTTTGAAGTCGATAAATACCACGAAGAAGTAAAAACATATGAAGTAAAAGATGAAGACGACCAACTGGTTGCGGTTTTCTATGCTGATTTTTTTCCAAGAAAAGGCAAACGAAACGGTGCTTGGATGACGTCTTTTAAATCACAATACATCAAAAAAGGAAGCAACGAAAGACCACACATTTCTATTGTGTGTAATTTCACAAAACCTACCGAAACAAAACCATCGTTATTAACTTTTAACGAAGTGACGACTTTGTTTCATGAATTTGGTCACGCTTTACATGGCATGTTGGCCAATACAACGTATCCAAGTTTATCGGGAACCTCAGTATACTGGGATTTTGTGGAACTACCAAGCCAGATTATGGAAAACTGGTGTTACGAGCCGGAAGCTTTGGCTTTGTTTGCATATCATTACCAAACTGGCGAAATGATTCCGATGGAATTAGTCCATAAAATCAAAGAAAGTGCAAGTTTCCAAGAAGGAATGGCAACAATGCGCCAATTGAGTTTTGGATTATTAGATATGGGTTGGCATGCACAAAATCCTTCGAACATCAAAGACATCAAAGCTTTTGAAACCGAACAATTTGCAGCCACACAATTGTATCCGGATGTAAAGGAAAACGCGATGAGTACTTCTTTTTCTCATATTTTTCAAGGTGGTTATTCTTCGGGTTATTATAGCTATAAATGGGCGGAAGTACTAGATGCTGATGCTTTTGAATATTTTCAGGAATGCGGCATTTTCAATAAAGAAGTGGCTACAAAATTTAAAGACAATGTCCTTTCTAAAGGCGGAACTGAACATCCTATGATTTTGTATAAACGCTTTAGAGGCCAAGAACCTAAACCAGATGCGTTATTGAAACGTGCTGGATTGTTATAA
- a CDS encoding energy transducer TonB, whose product MSSTISSDQKKSLLFSFLLYATMLLILFFVRFWPPANLAELTGGGGGGGVTVNFGDSDLGSGTNYKSEVLEVKNQAKQTPTRTTPEEAILSQENSTEESVVIPQKEKPKKPVVAVKEEPKPVVVKPKVSNNTNDALSSILKGSNKGGDGDDKTAGNKGKANGSLSATGYYGTGGSGGGTGGGTGTGTGIGNGSGYGAGSGGGSGNGSGGGYSLGNRKALSKPAPKYTCNEEGKVVVEVSVDRNGRTINAVAGIKGTTNTAKCLLDQAKIAAMNTKWDASSDAPEKQIGKIVYNFNLN is encoded by the coding sequence ATGAGTTCCACCATTTCATCAGACCAAAAGAAATCATTATTGTTCTCTTTTCTTTTGTATGCAACGATGTTGTTGATTCTGTTCTTCGTCCGATTTTGGCCGCCTGCAAACTTAGCTGAATTAACCGGCGGTGGAGGTGGAGGCGGAGTTACCGTAAATTTTGGTGACAGTGATTTAGGTTCCGGAACCAATTATAAAAGTGAAGTTTTGGAGGTGAAAAACCAAGCCAAACAAACTCCAACAAGAACAACTCCAGAGGAAGCTATTTTGTCTCAAGAAAATTCTACAGAAGAAAGCGTTGTGATTCCACAAAAAGAAAAACCTAAAAAACCGGTTGTGGCTGTCAAAGAAGAACCAAAACCTGTTGTTGTAAAACCTAAAGTTTCAAATAATACGAATGATGCTTTGTCCAGCATTCTGAAAGGCTCTAATAAAGGAGGAGATGGCGATGATAAAACGGCTGGAAACAAAGGAAAAGCAAACGGAAGTTTAAGCGCTACCGGCTATTATGGAACGGGTGGCTCCGGTGGAGGGACTGGCGGAGGGACTGGAACTGGTACCGGAATAGGAAACGGAAGTGGTTATGGAGCAGGAAGTGGCGGCGGATCAGGAAATGGATCTGGTGGCGGCTATTCTTTAGGCAATAGAAAAGCACTTTCTAAACCAGCACCAAAATATACTTGTAATGAAGAAGGAAAAGTGGTAGTTGAAGTTTCTGTTGATAGAAACGGACGGACTATTAATGCTGTTGCCGGAATAAAAGGAACTACAAATACAGCAAAATGTTTATTAGATCAGGCAAAAATTGCAGCGATGAATACCAAATGGGATGCCAGCAGCGATGCGCCTGAAAAACAAATTGGTAAAATTGTTTATAATTTTAATTTAAATTAA
- a CDS encoding Glu/Leu/Phe/Val dehydrogenase dimerization domain-containing protein, which produces MKDLLKKFENKEPEIVFHWKDAETEAEGWTVINSLRGGAAGGGTRMRKGLDKNEVLSLAKTMEVKFSVSGPAIGGAKSGINFDPNDPRKKGVLQRWYKAVSPLLKSYYGTGGDLNVDEIHEVIPMTEECGVWHPQEGVFNGHFKPTEADKINRIGQLRQGVIKVIENPKFSPDVTRKYTIADMITGFGVAQAVRHYYTIYGGDVKGKKAIVQGFGNVGSAAAFYLAEMGAKIIGIIDRDGGLINEDGFTFEEIKSLFLHKDGNKLVSENMIPFEEINQKIWTIGAEIFTPCAASRLVTQSQIDSLIANGLEVISCGANVPFADTEIFFGPIMEQVDHKVSLIPDFISNCGMARVFAYFMEKKVQMTDEAIFNDTSEVIKKAIQKAHDLNPSKTNISATAFEIALKQLT; this is translated from the coding sequence ATGAAAGACTTATTAAAGAAATTCGAAAATAAAGAGCCTGAAATAGTTTTTCATTGGAAAGATGCCGAAACAGAAGCTGAAGGCTGGACAGTAATCAATTCGCTTCGAGGCGGTGCTGCCGGCGGAGGAACACGAATGCGTAAAGGATTAGATAAAAATGAAGTTTTGTCATTGGCGAAGACCATGGAAGTAAAATTTTCGGTTTCTGGTCCAGCGATTGGTGGGGCTAAATCCGGAATTAATTTTGACCCGAACGATCCCAGAAAAAAAGGGGTTTTGCAACGCTGGTACAAAGCAGTTTCTCCGTTATTGAAAAGTTATTATGGAACCGGAGGCGATTTGAATGTGGATGAAATTCATGAAGTGATTCCCATGACCGAAGAATGTGGCGTTTGGCATCCGCAAGAAGGGGTTTTTAATGGTCATTTCAAACCTACCGAAGCTGATAAAATCAATAGAATAGGGCAATTGCGTCAGGGCGTAATCAAAGTGATTGAAAATCCAAAGTTTTCTCCGGATGTAACCAGAAAATATACAATTGCCGATATGATTACGGGTTTTGGCGTCGCACAAGCCGTTCGTCATTATTACACAATTTATGGCGGCGATGTAAAAGGCAAGAAAGCCATTGTTCAAGGTTTTGGAAATGTAGGTTCTGCAGCAGCATTTTATTTGGCTGAAATGGGTGCAAAAATCATTGGAATTATTGACAGAGACGGAGGTTTAATTAACGAAGACGGCTTTACTTTTGAAGAAATAAAAAGCTTATTTCTCCATAAAGACGGAAATAAATTGGTTAGTGAAAATATGATTCCTTTTGAAGAAATTAATCAAAAAATTTGGACTATCGGAGCCGAGATATTTACGCCTTGTGCTGCTTCAAGATTGGTTACTCAGTCTCAAATTGACAGCCTGATTGCGAATGGACTTGAAGTAATTTCCTGTGGTGCAAACGTTCCTTTTGCTGATACTGAAATCTTTTTTGGCCCAATTATGGAACAGGTGGATCACAAAGTAAGCTTGATTCCTGATTTTATTTCGAATTGTGGAATGGCTCGGGTTTTTGCTTATTTCATGGAAAAGAAAGTCCAAATGACCGATGAGGCAATTTTTAATGATACTTCAGAAGTTATAAAGAAAGCAATACAAAAAGCGCATGATTTGAATCCGTCAAAAACAAATATTAGCGCAACTGCTTTTGAAATAGCGTTAAAACAATTGACTTAA
- a CDS encoding acyl-CoA dehydrogenase family protein, producing the protein MDFNLTEEHLMVQQAARDFAQNELLAGVIERDEKQIFPTEQIKKMGQLGFMGMMVDPKYGGSGLDTISYVLAMEEISKIDASASVVMSVNNSLVCWGLQAFGTEEQKQKYLPGLASGEIHGAFCLSEPEAGSDATSQKTTAIDMGDYYLVNGTKNWITNGNTASVYIVIAQTHVEKKSKGINALIMTKDMAGFAIGPKEHKMGIRGSDTHSLMFTDVKVPKENRIGEDGFGFKFAMKTLAGGRIGIASQALGIASGAYELALKYSKERKAFGTEICNHQAIAFKLADMAVNIEAARHLCMKAAWDKDNHNNYDISGAMAKLFASQTAMDTAIEAVQIHGGNGYVREYHVERMMRDAKITQIYEGTSEIQKIVISRSVIAG; encoded by the coding sequence ATGGATTTCAATCTAACTGAAGAGCATCTAATGGTGCAACAAGCAGCTCGGGATTTTGCCCAAAACGAGTTATTAGCCGGTGTCATTGAAAGAGATGAAAAGCAAATTTTCCCTACCGAACAAATCAAAAAAATGGGACAACTGGGATTCATGGGAATGATGGTCGATCCAAAATATGGAGGCAGTGGACTTGATACGATTTCTTACGTATTAGCGATGGAAGAAATTTCGAAAATCGATGCTTCAGCTTCGGTAGTGATGTCTGTCAATAATTCATTAGTATGTTGGGGGTTACAGGCTTTTGGAACCGAAGAACAAAAACAAAAATATTTGCCAGGATTAGCTTCAGGTGAAATTCACGGCGCTTTTTGCTTGAGCGAACCCGAAGCAGGAAGTGATGCGACTTCGCAAAAAACTACGGCTATAGACATGGGCGATTATTATTTGGTAAACGGAACAAAAAACTGGATTACTAACGGTAATACGGCTTCGGTATATATTGTAATTGCACAAACGCATGTAGAGAAAAAAAGTAAAGGAATTAATGCGCTGATTATGACCAAAGATATGGCCGGTTTTGCCATTGGTCCAAAAGAACACAAAATGGGAATTCGAGGTTCCGATACGCATTCACTTATGTTTACTGACGTGAAAGTTCCAAAAGAAAACAGAATTGGTGAAGACGGATTTGGATTTAAATTCGCCATGAAAACCTTGGCTGGCGGAAGAATCGGGATTGCTTCTCAAGCTTTAGGAATTGCTTCTGGAGCTTATGAATTGGCCTTGAAATATTCGAAAGAACGCAAAGCTTTTGGAACAGAAATTTGCAATCATCAAGCAATAGCTTTCAAACTTGCCGATATGGCGGTAAATATCGAAGCGGCTCGTCATCTTTGTATGAAAGCGGCTTGGGACAAAGACAATCACAATAATTACGATATCAGTGGCGCAATGGCAAAACTTTTTGCTTCGCAAACTGCAATGGACACTGCGATTGAAGCGGTTCAAATTCATGGCGGAAACGGATATGTGCGGGAATATCATGTGGAACGAATGATGCGCGATGCCAAAATCACTCAAATTTATGAAGGCACTTCCGAAATACAGAAAATTGTAATTTCGAGATCGGTTATCGCAGGATAA
- a CDS encoding DinB family protein encodes MLIPSINKNLNELILLLNQLSNVNYSNPCRELSQASIGEHTRHIVEMFQCLENQYDSGIVNYDKRARNILIQTDTDFAQNQILNIQNNLEKENKNLTLVQIIDKEEIRIESNYFRELLYNLEHCIHHQALIKVAVLQFENVTIDPDFGVARSTIEYRRQCAQ; translated from the coding sequence ATGCTGATTCCTTCTATAAATAAAAATTTAAACGAATTGATTCTTTTACTGAATCAATTATCAAACGTAAACTATTCAAATCCATGTCGTGAATTGAGTCAAGCCAGCATCGGCGAACACACAAGACATATTGTTGAGATGTTTCAATGTTTAGAAAACCAATACGATTCCGGAATTGTGAATTATGACAAAAGAGCGCGCAATATCTTGATACAAACTGATACGGATTTTGCCCAGAATCAAATTTTGAACATTCAAAATAATCTCGAAAAAGAAAACAAAAATCTTACGTTAGTACAAATTATTGACAAAGAGGAAATCCGGATTGAAAGTAATTATTTCCGAGAATTATTATACAATTTAGAACACTGTATTCATCATCAAGCTTTGATAAAAGTGGCTGTTTTACAATTCGAAAATGTCACAATTGACCCTGATTTTGGCGTTGCCCGTTCTACAATCGAATATAGAAGACAATGTGCACAGTAA